A single Mercenaria mercenaria strain notata chromosome 9, MADL_Memer_1, whole genome shotgun sequence DNA region contains:
- the LOC123547786 gene encoding 5-hydroxytryptamine receptor 4-like produces MELRTNSLSNNTTFSNSSCEDYTIPDLNATSKLLIYGFLIVIMILTIVLNITVIAKINFRPKHKLFTRFFLTSLASVDLCVGLTTMPFNILDRLYDLRELLGPKTCDLYNSVDVMLSSSSIIHLGILTFERYIAICKPLSYGIKCTKRQMKIFCIINWVLVILISFGIILPGYHQIGADHVVLDCILSSAHTCTLVVSTYYAVLSSAVSFFLPGVLILCFNVRVLKHVRYQSQYRRKILRAKICRKLNTGRQSQSMRVARTIAVLTGCFFVCWLPFFIVNVFSGFIEYKIPITVDLTILWLGYTNSAMNPLLYLLLEGKSCIGKS; encoded by the coding sequence ATGGAATTAAGGACCAATAGCTTAAGTAACAATACCACATTTTCAAATAGCTCATGCGAGGATTACACAATACCGGATCTAAACGCAACATCTAAGTTACTCATATACGGATTTCTTATTGTTATTATGATATTGacaatagttttaaatataaCAGTTATAGCAAAAATTAATTTTCGACCAAAGCATAAACTATTCACTCGCTTTTTCTTAACATCGCTGGCTTCAGTTGATTTATGTGTAGGTTTGACAACAATGCCGTTCAATATATTGGACAGGTTGTACGACCTACGGGAGTTACTCGGTCCAAAAACATGTGATTTGTATAATAGTGTTGACGTCATGCTTTCATCGTCCTCCATTATTCATCTTGGCATCTTGACTTTCGAGCGTTATATAGCAATATGCAAACCATTGTCTTATGGAATAAAATGCACCAAGAGACAGATGAAAATATTCTGTATAATAAACTGGGTTTTAGTGATACTAATCTCGTTTGGAATAATTTTACCCGGATATCACCAAATTGGTGCCGACCATGTTGTGTTAGACTGCATTTTGTCGTCTGCGCATACATGTACACTTGTAGTAAGTACCTACTATGCAGTTTTAAGTTCTGCAGTGTCATTTTTCTTGCCGGGAGTCCTTATTCTTTGTTTCAATGTACGTGTTCTAAAGCATGTAAGATACCAGAGCCAGTACAGGAGAAAAATACTCCGTGCTAAAATATGTCGCAAACTTAACACCGGAAGACAGTCTCAGAGCATGCGCGTTGCCAGGACAATTGCTGTTTTAACCGGATGTTTCTTCGTATGTTGGCTGCCATTTTTCATAGTTAATGTATTTTCAGGATTTATCGAATATAAAATACCTATTACTGTTGATTTAACTATATTATGGTTAGGATACACCAATTCAGCAATGAATCCTCTACTTTATCTTCTTCTTGAAGGAAAATCGTGCATAGGGAAAAgctga
- the LOC123547787 gene encoding uncharacterized protein LOC123547787, with protein MELPWDGARTVCRENGGDLAKLEDLTFSELIKRYEEESDIDENIFLYKDYWVGLRGDGNDNFFWVFDCTLLQNSIDFNLTSIGNNNNCFLRHAGGLRTGKRVQCSVKKPFVCQRYTDEMCKVDDVFMADISNILTTITYDECMDYCIYDTSCTDIIFIANSSCYLLQTSPLYSGEMQIASKSCIRVSINETMITTIAETTKNFCNVTLAIQSSSPTSYITQSTAVSSELQISSTVSSLLETSNWLQSSQCVTITETEVISLPCESTLPSTSPTPSITQSTSFASLTPSSFGTPFSASETILISSAETDDLEVQTLQEIDGLVVTKVRQ; from the exons ATGGAATTACCTTGGGACGGGGCACGCACTGTATGTCGAGAAAACGGTGGAGATCTGGCAAAACTTGAGGATTTGACGTTCTCGGAACTTATTAAGCGCTATGAAGAGGAAAGCGACatagatgaaaatatatttct TTATAAAGACTACTGGGTAGGCCTGCGTGGTGACGGAAACGATAACTTCTTCTGGGTATTTGACTGTACCTTACTCCAGAACAGCATAGATTTTAACCTTACCTCAATAGGTAATAACAATAATTGCTTCCTACGACACGCCGGAGGTCTGCGCACCGGGAAAAGAGTTCAGTGCTCCGTGAAAAAGCCATTTGTTTGTCAGAGATATACCG ACGAAATGTGCAAGGTTGACGATGTGTTTATGGCAGATATCTCAAACATTCTAACGACGATTACATACGATGAGTGCATGGACTATTGTATATACGATACCTCGTGCACAGATATTATCTTTATTGCAAACAGCTCTTGCTATCTTCTACAGACTTCACCATTATACAGTGGTGAAATGCAGATAGCGTCCAAATCTTGTATCAGAG TATCTATCAACGAAACAATGATAACTACAATCGCGGAAACTACAAAGAACTTCTGCAATGTAACATTGGCAATTCAGAGTTCAA GTCCCACAAGTTATATTACACAATCCACGGCGGTGTCCTCTGAGTTGCAAATATCTTCAACGGTCTCCTCGCTACTAGAAACGTCCAACTGGTTACAGTCATCACAGTGTGTTACTATAACAGAAACAGAAGTAATTTCTTTACCATGTGAGTCTACGCTACCATCTACGTCACCAACACCATCCATAACACAATCTACAAGTTTCGCGTCACTCACTCCTTCGTCATTCGGAACCCCATTTAGTGCTTCGGAAACAATTCTTATATCGTCTGCTGAAACAGATGATCTGGAA GTACAGACATTACAAGAGATTGATGGGCTAGTCGTAACCAAAGTGAGAcaataa